The following proteins come from a genomic window of Planctomycetota bacterium:
- a CDS encoding glycine--tRNA ligase has protein sequence MSEQTTKSMDEIVALCRRRGFIFQSSEIYGGINGFWDYGPLGAQLKRNLKDAWYQDIIQTDHTGPDGHGFEIVPVDCTIIMHPKVWEASGHVGGFNDPMVDCKTEGCKGRFRADHIKELQCPLKPSKCPGAHDKCQLTEPRQFNLMFQTHTGAVQNEESLTYLRPETAQGIFTQFWNVVDTSRVKVPFGIGQQGKAFRNEVTPRNFTFRSREFEQMEIEFFIRPETAVEWYQYWRDSRYKWWQSIGLTSDNLQLREHDKDELSHYAKEGAGVCDVEYRFPFTSPGYGELEGVAHRSDFDLRAHANACGKGDKLMYFDQERNERYFPHVIEPSAGADRGTLALICEAFTPTPERSGSKFVMNFHPRMAPIKAAIFPLVNKDGMPEVADKLYQSLKKKYVCQIDAKQSIGKRYARMDEAGTPFCFTIDGDSLTDQTVTVRHRDTAHQERIAIDKVHAFLAEKIGG, from the coding sequence ATGAGCGAACAAACGACCAAATCCATGGACGAAATCGTCGCCCTCTGCCGGCGGCGCGGATTCATCTTTCAATCGTCGGAAATCTACGGCGGGATCAACGGTTTCTGGGACTACGGCCCGCTGGGCGCCCAACTGAAGCGCAACCTCAAGGACGCCTGGTACCAGGACATCATCCAAACCGACCACACCGGCCCCGACGGCCACGGCTTTGAAATCGTCCCGGTCGACTGCACCATCATCATGCATCCGAAAGTGTGGGAGGCATCGGGTCATGTTGGTGGTTTCAATGATCCGATGGTGGACTGCAAGACGGAGGGCTGCAAGGGCCGTTTCCGCGCGGATCACATCAAGGAGCTTCAATGCCCGCTCAAGCCGAGTAAATGCCCGGGCGCACATGACAAGTGTCAGCTCACCGAACCGCGCCAGTTCAATCTAATGTTTCAGACGCATACTGGCGCCGTTCAGAATGAGGAATCGCTGACATACCTCCGTCCCGAGACGGCGCAGGGGATTTTCACGCAGTTCTGGAATGTCGTGGACACTTCGCGCGTGAAAGTGCCTTTCGGCATCGGCCAACAGGGCAAGGCGTTTCGCAATGAGGTGACGCCGCGGAATTTTACGTTTCGCAGCCGCGAGTTTGAGCAGATGGAGATTGAGTTCTTCATTCGGCCCGAAACGGCGGTGGAGTGGTATCAGTATTGGCGCGATTCGCGGTACAAGTGGTGGCAGTCGATCGGGCTCACGAGCGACAATCTTCAATTGCGCGAGCATGACAAGGATGAGCTTTCGCACTACGCCAAGGAAGGGGCGGGGGTGTGCGATGTGGAGTATCGGTTTCCGTTCACTTCGCCGGGGTACGGGGAACTGGAAGGCGTGGCGCACCGGAGCGATTTCGATCTGCGGGCGCATGCCAACGCGTGCGGCAAGGGGGACAAGCTCATGTACTTCGATCAGGAGCGCAATGAGCGGTACTTCCCGCATGTGATCGAACCGAGCGCGGGGGCGGATCGCGGGACGCTCGCCCTGATCTGCGAAGCGTTCACACCGACGCCGGAGCGGTCGGGCAGCAAGTTCGTGATGAACTTCCACCCGCGCATGGCGCCGATCAAGGCGGCGATCTTCCCGCTGGTCAACAAGGACGGGATGCCGGAGGTGGCGGACAAGCTGTACCAGTCGCTCAAGAAGAAGTACGTGTGTCAGATCGACGCCAAGCAGTCGATCGGCAAGCGCTACGCCCGCATGGACGAAGCGGGCACGCCCTTCTGCTTCACCATCGACGGCGACTCGCTGACCGATCAGACCGTCACCGTCCGCCACCGCGACACCGCCCATCAGGAGCGTATCGCCATCGACAAGGTCCATGCGTTCCTCGCGGAGAAAATCGGCGGATAA
- a CDS encoding PEP-CTERM sorting domain-containing protein (PEP-CTERM proteins occur, often in large numbers, in the proteomes of bacteria that also encode an exosortase, a predicted intramembrane cysteine proteinase. The presence of a PEP-CTERM domain at a protein's C-terminus predicts cleavage within the sorting domain, followed by covalent anchoring to some some component of the (usually Gram-negative) cell surface. Many PEP-CTERM proteins exhibit an unusual sequence composition that includes large numbers of potential glycosylation sites. Expression of one such protein has been shown restore the ability of a bacterium to form floc, a type of biofilm.), whose amino-acid sequence MNKRICAAALMGLGMLSASARATVIYDGSLNTEPGAQGWTQFFVGGTHSAAGGIESVNTLSSESVQGGFSRSSTPIDSTTGMTLSFNVKLLSETHNGSSNRAGLSVIFLDSNKKGIEIGFWADEVWSQDDSPLFVRGEVNHSFDTTAAYVNYALTLHNGSYELSANGASILSGLMRDYSAFAGFPDPYETPNFIFLGDDTTSAAASWQLTQVSLSAIPEPTAGLMLLLGVGAAMMRRR is encoded by the coding sequence ATGAACAAGCGGATATGTGCGGCGGCCCTGATGGGGCTGGGGATGTTGTCGGCGTCGGCGCGGGCGACGGTGATCTATGACGGATCGCTGAACACGGAGCCGGGCGCGCAGGGATGGACTCAGTTTTTTGTCGGCGGAACCCATTCGGCGGCGGGCGGGATCGAAAGCGTCAACACGCTTTCATCGGAGAGTGTGCAGGGCGGATTCAGCCGCTCGAGCACGCCGATCGATTCGACGACTGGCATGACGCTGTCGTTCAATGTGAAGCTGCTGAGCGAGACGCACAATGGTTCGAGCAACCGCGCGGGGTTGAGCGTGATTTTCCTCGACTCAAACAAGAAAGGTATCGAGATCGGGTTCTGGGCCGACGAAGTGTGGTCGCAGGATGACAGCCCGCTGTTCGTGCGCGGCGAGGTCAATCATAGCTTCGACACCACCGCGGCGTACGTGAACTACGCCCTGACGCTGCACAACGGTTCGTATGAGCTTTCGGCCAATGGGGCGTCAATCCTGAGCGGGCTGATGCGGGACTATTCGGCGTTCGCGGGTTTCCCCGATCCGTATGAGACGCCGAATTTCATTTTCCTCGGTGACGACACGACGAGCGCGGCGGCAAGCTGGCAGCTCACGCAGGTATCGCTGTCGGCGATCCCCGAGCCGACGGCGGGATTGATGCTGCTCCTCGGCGTCGGCGCGGCGATGATGCGGCGTCGGTAG